The nucleotide sequence ACCACATACGACCCTCGAGAGTGCCGGGCGCCGAACAGGTTATCCAATCCAACGGCACGCCGACTCTCATGGGTTAATTCAAAGCCCGCCCATCAGCAGGCTACGCCAGCCCATTCCCAAAACCAGATGAATCAGCCGTTGGTCTTTTTGCGCCTGCACGTTCGGAGCGGTTGACACTGGAAAGCTGAAGGCGTAAGTATGCGGGTGAAAATTGCGCTGAACAACGGCTACAGACGCAAGCTCGTTCATGAGCATCACACCAAAAGAAGCCAATAAAGCTGCGGCGTCCGGTTCCCCTGCCTTTTCTTTGGTGGAATTGCTGGTCGTTATCGCGATCATCGCCGTTCTTTCGAGCATCCTTCTTCCTGCGTTGGCAAAAGCTAAGGCGCGCGCGCAAGGCGTCTACAGTCTCAACAACACAAGGCAACTCGGCGTCGCTTGTTTCCTTTATACAGACGATAACCGCGGCAACCTTCCCTACAACCTGGGGGTCAACATCAGTGGAAAAGGGACCGGAGTGAACCCGCCGATGGAATTAAACTGGGCGAATAATGTCGAAGACTGGGAATTGTCGCCTGACAATACAAACGCAGCGGCGTTGCTGGCGACTGGCCTGGGGCCTTACACGGGTGGATCTGCGGCCATATATCGGTGTCCGACGGATTACGTGGTCAGCAGCATTCAAAAGCAGGCAGGGTGGAATAATCGGGTGCGCAGCTATTCGATGAACGCGATGGTTGGCGACGCCGGGCAATTCACGCAGGCTGGCTACAACGTCAATAATCCTTCCTACCTGCAATTCTTCAACCAGTCGGCCATCCCGCGTCCGTCGGACATTTTTATTTTTACGGAGGAACATCCGGACAGCATCAACGACGGCTATTTTCTGAACAGCGGGGAGCGTCCGGAGTGGCGCGATTTGCCGGCCTCAGATCACGATGGTGCAGGTGTGTTTTCGTTTGCGGACGGTCATTCCGAAATGCATCGGTGGCGTCGTAACAGCACGAAGCCCCCGGTACGTCCGGGTGCTGCCAAACTTCCGATCCTGCTGAAGAACTACGATCTGCAGGATTTCCTCTGGGTGCTTTCCACGATGAGCGTGGAACGCAAGCCCGAGCACTACCACTACTGAACTTCCCGCCCGCCGCAGGAGCGCCGACTTGCAGTCGGCTTACGGCTTTGAATCTGTCTGGGACGGGTGCAAATCCGCAGCGATCCTCCTCTTTTGTGGAATTGGAACAGCTCTCAACTTGCGCGTGATAGGTTCTTTGAGCACTGAAAGCCACCGCTCCGCAGGCGTCTTCACAGAAAACGGCGCAACATCGTCTCGTCGCCCTCCACTGCCAGCAAGTAGGTGCGATCACCGTCCGTCCAGCTCGCAGCAGTGGTGTTGTTGAAGGTCGTGATGATGGGGGTTGTCGATTTCGGCGCGCCCCGAACCGACTCGGTTGCGGTCACGAACATCCACACGTCACTTACGCGCCCCGATGCGGGCGGGTTGCCGGAGCGAAAACAAATCATTGAGACTGGTTCGCCCTGCCAGGTCGTCGCAACACACCCGATGGGTTTTGCGTCTTTCAAACCCTCTGGGAGCACGTAGTCTGCAATCGAGCGCTCCGTCGCGAGAAATGCGCGGATGCGCTCCGAGTCTTCACTATGCAGGTCCATCGCATAACTGCGCAACGCTGTGCCAATCATGCGTTCTCGAAATCCCGTGAAGCCGGTGTTTTCAGCAGGTCCACGAAGGAACATCAAAGCGACACACGTGATGGCGATTGCCGCAGCGGCAGTAAGGACGCGCAGGGCTTTGGAGGTGGGAAAGCGCGGCGGCTGGATTTTGCGCTCGGCGATGATTTGCTGTGCGAGACCTTCTGGAACAGCGACACCGCGCATGCGGTCACGAATGACAGAATACACGGCACAATGCGCGTCGAACCATTCCTTCAACTCGGGACGCTCCTCGCACAATTGCAGTGCTTCATTGAATTCAGCGTCCTCGGCATCCGCGGTGCCGGGGCGATAAAAGCGAAGAATTTCTTTTGCTTCCTGTACGGTCATGACGGCCTGCGTTGGCTGGCTTCGTCCGCCAGCAAAGCCTGAAGTTGAAGGATGCCACGGGACATCCGCGATTTCACCGTGCCCATCGGGATCGCGAGGATGTCTGCGATTTCCTTGTAGGAACAGTCCTCAAGATAAAACAGCGCAACGGGAGCTTGATAGACTTCATCGATTCGCGAGAGCGCCGCAAGGACCTGATCGGTATCGAGCGACAGCGCGTGTTCGGCGGACAACGTGGGCAATTCGGTGGGCACCTGGCTGAGTTCGTGATGCGGAAAACGGGTCGCTCTCCGACGACTTTCGAGGAAGGCTCGATGCAGTGTGGTGAACAGCCAGGTCTTCACTTTCGCGGTGTCGCGCAGTTGGTGCCCCTTGGTTGCCCAGACATAAAACGTCTGTTGCGTCAGGTCACAGGCGTCGGCCTCCGCTCGAGTCAGGCTGAAAGCGAACTGATACAGCGGCTCGTAGAAACGGGCCACCACGCTTTCAAAATCCAGGGCTGGAACCATACAGCGACATCGTTGAATATGAGCAGGCTGCGAAGCAAATGTTCCCGCGAATCCAATTGTGCCGGGGTTTCCGACGCAACGTCCCTGGCCTGAAACTTAGGCGGGAACCGAACAGATTCCCCGCGCCTCTTAGAGGCATGGCACGTTTTCGGTTGAAGTCTGCAAATAAGGCGGGGGAGTTTCCAGGGCTGTTGCCCCTCCAGCGGATATATCCATCGAAACTAATCGTCAGAATCCCGGTATTGTTTCCCGGCGACCACAAATGGCACAAGGCTGTGAAGCAGGCGGCGGCAATCAAGCCTGCTTCTCAGTGTTGATGGACCGCGTCCACTTCAATTTAACCGTTTCGCCAACACGCGCCAGGAACGAGCGCTTCTTTTGTTTGTCGGGTTCGCTGATGAGCTTGACGGGCTGGCTGCAGACGGGGCAGAGCAGGAGAACATTCTTGCCGCCTTTGCGACGCAGCCGATGCACGCAGGCGTTGCACATGACTTCCATGCAGGCGGTGCATTGGAATGCGACCGGGGCGTGCGGGTGCTTGGGGCAGATCATCGCGCCTTCGAGCGAGACCTTCGGGGGGGCTGGGAGCTCGGTATTGGCGAACTTGGGAATGGCGACGTGCGCTTCCGTGCTCTCGACAAACAGTTCCACGTCGCCGAATCGTAGTGCGTGGCCAGGAAGCAAGGTCACTTCGCGAATCCTTTCATCGTTCACGAACGTGCCGTTTGTCGATTCCAAATCGCGCAACACCACTCCCGTGTCACTCAAAACGAGCTCGCAGTGCAGGGTGGAAATCGTGGGATGGACCAGGGGGAAATCCGTCTCCGGGCTTCGGCCAATTAGATTCGAACCCAACCTGAGATCGATGACCTCCCGTCCGAGCCCGGGTGTTTTTACAATAAGCCGTGCCATAAACCTCCGCGCATAATGGCGCTGATTATTTCGGGTTTTTGCGTATTGTCGAGTTTTTTTGGAATCATGGACTGACCCTATTCGACACGGTGCTCGCCCGCCTGAAGAGGATTCGTGGCAAAAACGTATTCTTCGACCGGACGGCCGCCGATCAGGTGTTTCTGGATGATCTCCTCGAGAACCTCCGGATCGCATCGGCGATACCAGGTTCCCTCGGGGTAAACGACGGCTATTGGCCCATCCGTGCAGACGCGCAGGCAGTTGGCCTTGGTTCGGTAAACCAGGGTATGCGGACCGGAAAGTTTCAGTTCCTTCAATCGCCCCTTCAAAAATTCCCAGGAGCGGACCGTCTCCTTGCGTGACGCGCACTTGGCTTTTTCGGGATCGGTGCAGAGGAAGATGTGACGCCGGATTGTGTCGATCCCGAGGGCCTCAACCTGTTCCTGAAGTTCATCGCGGGGCATGAAGCACTGTGCCTCGCCGCAAAGTGTCTTGAGAAGCCAAAAGTTCGTGATCATCGTTCCTTCGGGAATGTCCCGCCTCCATCCCGGCAACCTTCCCCGGCTGTGGGATTAATCCCATCTCATGCAAATCATGAGTCTCGTTACAATGGACATCTTTCACCAAAATAATCCTTGTGAAGATTTTCACGATGGGACAACTTCACCGGCGATCCGGCCAAGAACCCAATAAAACTGGTGTTTTCTGGCACGGTCTTTTTTTACGTGATGCAACTGGTTCGAGTCATTCTATTGTGGCTGTTTGTAGCAGGGGCACCGCTTGCCTTTGGCGCGGAACACGCGGCTGCGGGTGCCGCTCAAGGCGAAGCCCACCATGGACTCACCCCCAACGCGCCGCGCTTCAATGTGGGGCCGTTCTACGTAACGAACTCCATGATCATGACCTGGATCGTGGCGCTCGCGGTCATTGTGTTCGCACAGCTTGCGACTCGTAACATCCAGGCAGTTCCCCAGGGCGCGCAGAACTTCTGGGAATGGCTTGTTGAAGGGCTTTACAATTTCCTCGAAGGCATCATTGGGCATGAGTTGGTGAAGAAAACCTTTTGGTTCTTCGCTACGATTTTCATCTTCATTCTATTTACCAACTGGGCCGGACTGTTCCCGGGCGTGGGATCTATTGGCTGGGGAGTTCCTGATGCCAACGAACATCTCCATCATATTTCCCGGCCGCTGTTTCGTGGAGCCAATGCCGACCTGAACATGACCCTGGCGATGGCCATGGTGTTCTTTGTTTGCTGGGTGGTGTGGGCCTTGCAGGCGAACGGGGCCGGCGGATTCCTTCTGCACCTGTTTGGACCGAAGGGCGATACAGCCGGCCTTTTGAAGGTCCTCATGATTGCGGTTTTCATCCTGGTCGGCCTCCTGGAAGTCGTTTCGATTCTCTTCCGCCCCGTGTCCCTGAGCTTCCGTCTCTACGGAAACATCTTTGCCGGTGAGAACATGCTTGAATCGATGGCTCTGATGGGCGGGGCCGCCTTCGGATGGCTGCTGGCGCTACCGTTCTACGCAATGGAACTGCTCGTGGGCGTGGTTCAGGCGTTGGTGTTCATGTTGCTGACCGCGGTGTTCACGCTGCTCATCTGCACGCACGAAGAAGGACATCACCCGGCGGGCGAGCATTGAATTTCAAAACTTTCTCCAGCTTGACCGTGTTCAATCGCGGGAGCTGGCGATACAACGAAAGGTAACAAACATATGACGGGTAACATTCACATCGGTCTCGCCTGTTTGGGCGCGGCCCTGGGTGTCGGTCTCATCGGTATGAAGGCTTCGGAAGCGGTGGGACGCAATCCCGGCGCAGCCACGAAGATTCTCGTGCAGGCGATTCTGAGCACCGCATTTGCGGAAGGAATCGTGTTTTTCGCGATCTTCCTCGCACGATAAGACATCAGGCGCGGAGCTTCGGCTCCGCGCCACCCGTCACGTTCACTATGAGTTCTGGAATCATTTTTGCCGCGGCAGGTCTGGGCGACATTGCGCGCGAAACGGGCGAGCAGTTCGGCTTCAACACGCAGTTGTTCATCTCACAGGTGATCAGTTTCTGCATTGTTGCATTCCTCCTGCATCGATTCGCGTATAAGCCCATTCTTCGCGTGCTCGAGGAACGGCGCCAGCGCATCGCCCAATCCTTGACCGATGCCGACCGCATCAAACAGGAGCTGGCGAGCGCGCAGGTGAAGGCGCAGGAAATTCTCAGCCAGGCCAACGTGCAGGCGAACAAGGCGATTGAGGACGCGCGCGCCGCGGCGGCAAAGGTCCAGGAACAGGAAACGCAGAAAGCCATCGCCGCCGCTGAACAGATTATTTCCAAGGCCCGCGAAGCTGCCGCAGCCGATCACGCGCGCATGCTTGCCGAATTGAAGCGCGAAGTCGGACGGCTCGTTGTCCAGACCACGGC is from Verrucomicrobiia bacterium and encodes:
- a CDS encoding prepilin-type cleavage/methylation domain-containing protein; this encodes MAKAKARAQGVYSLNNTRQLGVACFLYTDDNRGNLPYNLGVNISGKGTGVNPPMELNWANNVEDWELSPDNTNAAALLATGLGPYTGGSAAIYRCPTDYVVSSIQKQAGWNNRVRSYSMNAMVGDAGQFTQAGYNVNNPSYLQFFNQSAIPRPSDIFIFTEEHPDSINDGYFLNSGERPEWRDLPASDHDGAGVFSFADGHSEMHRWRRNSTKPPVRPGAAKLPILLKNYDLQDFLWVLSTMSVERKPEHYHY
- a CDS encoding RNA polymerase sigma factor, with the translated sequence MVPALDFESVVARFYEPLYQFAFSLTRAEADACDLTQQTFYVWATKGHQLRDTAKVKTWLFTTLHRAFLESRRRATRFPHHELSQVPTELPTLSAEHALSLDTDQVLAALSRIDEVYQAPVALFYLEDCSYKEIADILAIPMGTVKSRMSRGILQLQALLADEASQRRPS
- a CDS encoding FHA domain-containing protein, yielding MARLIVKTPGLGREVIDLRLGSNLIGRSPETDFPLVHPTISTLHCELVLSDTGVVLRDLESTNGTFVNDERIREVTLLPGHALRFGDVELFVESTEAHVAIPKFANTELPAPPKVSLEGAMICPKHPHAPVAFQCTACMEVMCNACVHRLRRKGGKNVLLLCPVCSQPVKLISEPDKQKKRSFLARVGETVKLKWTRSINTEKQA
- a CDS encoding ferredoxin codes for the protein MPRDELQEQVEALGIDTIRRHIFLCTDPEKAKCASRKETVRSWEFLKGRLKELKLSGPHTLVYRTKANCLRVCTDGPIAVVYPEGTWYRRCDPEVLEEIIQKHLIGGRPVEEYVFATNPLQAGEHRVE
- the atpB gene encoding F0F1 ATP synthase subunit A; translated protein: MFSGTVFFYVMQLVRVILLWLFVAGAPLAFGAEHAAAGAAQGEAHHGLTPNAPRFNVGPFYVTNSMIMTWIVALAVIVFAQLATRNIQAVPQGAQNFWEWLVEGLYNFLEGIIGHELVKKTFWFFATIFIFILFTNWAGLFPGVGSIGWGVPDANEHLHHISRPLFRGANADLNMTLAMAMVFFVCWVVWALQANGAGGFLLHLFGPKGDTAGLLKVLMIAVFILVGLLEVVSILFRPVSLSFRLYGNIFAGENMLESMALMGGAAFGWLLALPFYAMELLVGVVQALVFMLLTAVFTLLICTHEEGHHPAGEH
- a CDS encoding ATP synthase F0 subunit C — protein: MTGNIHIGLACLGAALGVGLIGMKASEAVGRNPGAATKILVQAILSTAFAEGIVFFAIFLAR
- the atpF gene encoding F0F1 ATP synthase subunit B → MSSGIIFAAAGLGDIARETGEQFGFNTQLFISQVISFCIVAFLLHRFAYKPILRVLEERRQRIAQSLTDADRIKQELASAQVKAQEILSQANVQANKAIEDARAAAAKVQEQETQKAIAAAEQIISKAREAAAADHARMLAELKREVGRLVVQTTATVTGKVLTADDQKRLTDETAQQLSR